AAGGGAATCCTGATCCGTCCGAACGCCCTGGACACCGTGCACTTCGGCAAGGACATCGCGGAAACCACGCACGCCAGGCTGACCGGTTTCCTGCTGCCGAAGCTCTTCTCGCGGGATGATGTGGTCCGCTTCGACGCCCTGGTATCCGCCGGCGAGATCCTGAATGACGTGCCCAAGGGGACCGTGGAACTGATTCCTTCGCTGGAAACGGCTGCCTCCATCAACAAGGTGGACGAGATCCTCGCCGGCCCACGGGTGGGTGGAGTCATGGCAGCGGCCGCGAAGGACGCGGACGTCTCCCGCGAGGTGGGCTTCGCGTGGACGGCCGAAGGGATCGAAACCCTGTACCTCCGCAGCAAAGTGGTGGTCGCGGCGCGTTCTGCCGGGCTCCGCAGCATCGTCCTGGGCCTCTGGCAGGAAGTCCACAACCTTGAGGGGCTGAAGGCCTTCGCCTCTGCCAACCACGGGCTCGGCTACACGGGGCAGGTGTTGATCCATCCTTCGCACGCGCCCGTGGCCAACGAATCGTACGGACTCTCCGACTCCATGCGGGGCTACTACCAAGGCCTTGTGGAGGCATTCGAGGAAGGCCAGCGCCAGGGACACGGGGCTGTTTCCTACCGCGGCGACCACATCGACCTCGCCCACGCCAACCACGCCCGCCAGGCACTCGCCTTCGCGGGCAGCAACTAAGCACCAACTGGCCACCAGGCCCGATAACTTACAGGAGACACACCATGGCCGGAATGTACTACGAAGACTTCCAGGTAGGCGAAGTAATCCGCCACGAAGTCACGCGGACCGTCACCGAGACGGATAACCTGCTCATCACCACGCTGACCATGAACGTGCAGCCGTTGCACCTGGACGCTGAGTTCGCGGCCAAGAGCATGTACGGCAGGCAGATCGTCAACAGCATCTTTACGTTGGGCGTTGTCACCGGCGTGCCCGTCCAGGACACCACCCTCGGGACCACCCTGGGCAACCTCGGCTTCCGCGACATCGAGTTCCCCAAGCCGGTCTTCTTCGGCGACACCTTGCGTGTGGAGACGGAAGCTTTGGACAAGCGGGTCTCCAACTCACGGCCGGAAACCGGAATCGTGGGTATCGAGCACCGCGGGTACAACCAGAACAACGAGCTCGTGTGCGTCGTCCGCCGCACTGCGCTCATGAAGCGGCGCGAGACGGCTCCGGTAGAAGCAGTCGCCAGCGCATAGTCTCTCGGGGCGCCTGGTGGGGCGCCCCGAGGATCCACCAAGAGATTCGGGCCGGTCAGCAGTTGCTGACCGGCCCGAATCATGCGATTTACGACGGCGGCACCGCGGGCTAGTTGGTCTTGTCCACACGGGCGTCGGCGTCGGGAACGTTGAGTTCACGAAGGGCGAGCTTGGTGTAAACGGCCACGATCTCGTCGAGTGACATCCGCCCCCCCGGCTTGAACCAGCCGGCAATGTGGGTTGCCTGGGCAACGATGCTGTAGACGTGGATCCGGGGATCGATGACCTCGGCGAGGCCGGCACGGCCTGCTTCTTCGATGAGGTCCTGAAGGAACTGTTCGTATTCGGTGCGCTTGGCGATCACCACGTTGCGGGCGTCGTCGGAAAGGGAACGGAGCTCGGCGTTGCCGATGAAGACTTCCTGGGCGCGCTCGGCGTGGAACTTCAGGTGGGCGGTCAGTGCTGCCTGCAGCTTGTCCACAGCGTCGCCGTCGATCTCGATAGCTTTGCGGGCGCTGTCCAGGAGGTCATCGATGATGCCGCCCATGATTTGCAGCAGCAGGTTTTCCTTGCTGTCGATGTGGTTGTACAGGCTCCCCACCATGAGGCCGACGGCCGAGGCGACCTGCCTCAGGCTGGTTCCGTCGTAGCCGCGTTCGAAGAACAGCTTTGCTGCTTCTTCGCGGATGGCCTGCGCGGTTCCGCGCTCAGTCGTTGCAACCATGTGGCGCCACCTATCGTCGTTTTCGCTTGCTCAAAGTTTAACGCACGGACACTTGTTTGCCTGTGATGCGTTGGCCCCGGAGGAGGCGCGCACAGCAAGCAAACAAGTGTCCTTCGACGGCGGAACGCTGGTGGCGTCCGGCGGCTGTCTTCAGATTTTCCTGGGTTTGCCCGACTCAGTACGACCGGGGGAGCCCCAGATGCTGCTCTCCGATATAGTTCCGGATCATGTCATCGGTCAGAGGGGCAAAGGTGTAGAGGCGCGCATCGCGGAAGTAGCGCTGCATGGGCAATTGCCGCAGGAATCCCCATCCGCCCATGGCCCGCATTCCGACGTCAGTGACGGTGGTGGCTGCGTCGGCTGCGGCCAGCTTCGCCATCGCCGAAAGGGTTTCATCGGCGCCGGCCAATTCGTCCGAAGCCAGGGCGGCTTTTTCGAGCAGGAGCCTGGCGCTCTCCACTTTGACGCTGCTGTCTACCAGCTTGTGTTGCAGGGCCTGAAAGGCACCAATGGGGCGACCGAAGGCATGGCGTTCCTTCACGTAGCCCACGATGTAATCCAAGGCTCCCCGCGCGATTCCCAAGGCAACAGCGGCTCCGTTCAAGCGCTCGCCATTGAGGGTTCCCAGGACGTGGCGGAAGCCCTTGTCTACGTGGCCGAGGACCAGTTCGGCAGGGACACGCACATCCGTGAACTGGATGTCGCATTGTTCCAAGGCGCGGATGCCCATGGTGTCGATGGACTGGGTCTCGATTCCGGGCGTGCTGCGCGGAACGATGAACATGGTGATTCCATCAATGGAGGAGCGCTGTATCCCGCTGGTGCGTGCGAGCACGATCAGATAGTCGGCATCGGATGCTCCGCCGATCCACTTCTTGGCGCCGTTGATCACGAAGGACCCGTCCGGCTGCTGCACGGCCTTGGTGGTCATGGCCCGGGCCACGTCCGTTCCGCCGGCAGGCTCGCTGAGGGCGAAGGACATCTTGGCATCGCCGGCGAAGAGCGGTGCCAGGAAGCGTTCCTGCTGCTCAGGGGTGCCAAAGGAATGCAGCAATTCCACACCCATGTACTGGACTACGAAGCTCACGCCCATGGAGGTAGCGCGGGCACCGAGTTCCTCGAGGACGATCGTTTGGCTGCGGTGTTTGGCCTTGGCGCCGCCGATCCGCGACTCAAGCTGGACGAATCCGGCCTTGGCGAGTGCCCGGAACAACTCGACGTCGTAGGTTTCGTCCTCGTCATGGGCGATCAGGCTTTCCTCGGTCACGTGTTCCTCGAGGAAGCTGACAAGGCGGGCCCGCAGCTCTTCAGGGGATTTGTGCTTGTCGCTCTCGACCCGGGAAGACGCCTGGTGTTCTGTGGTGATGCTCATGGAAGTGTCCTTGCTGTGGTGCTCTTGCCGCAGGAATCAGCGGCGCTTGATCAGGAAGCTGCTGGAGAAGGTCATGACAGTGCTGCCGTCCTGCTTCAGCACCGTGTAGTCGATAGTCCAGAGGCCCGAGCCGGGCTTGCTGGTCTCGCGTGCCTCGCTGACGATTGCCTCGACGTGGATGGTGTCGCCGATCAAGACGGGCTGGACCGCGCGGACAGCGTCCAGGCCAAGCCACGCGATGACATTGGTGAAGTACCCGGTCTGCGTCATGAGGCCCAGGCCCAAGGAGAGAGTGAGCGGACCATGACCGATCCTCTGCCCGAAGGGGGTCCGGGAGGCATACTCCTCATCGAGGTGGAGGGATACCCAGTCGCCGGTCAGTCCGGCCCACTGAACCAGATGGGCTTCGGAAATAGTGATTCCCGGACTCTTCAGCCGATCGCCCGTGACCAGGTCGTCCCAGAAATGGTCCGGGCGTCCCTTGACGAGTCTTTCCTGTACCTGCTCGCTCATCTGCTCTCCCTTAGGCATCGACGACGGGAGTCCAGCAACGTTCGCCGCTGAACCTTCACTACCAAGCACTACCAAGCATAGACTAACGGGCGTTCGTACGGAATGCTTCGCGGCTTCCCGAAATTCGCTCTTGCGTGCGACTCAGGTCACACCTACACT
The Paenarthrobacter ureafaciens genome window above contains:
- a CDS encoding acyl-CoA dehydrogenase family protein, with translation MSITTEHQASSRVESDKHKSPEELRARLVSFLEEHVTEESLIAHDEDETYDVELFRALAKAGFVQLESRIGGAKAKHRSQTIVLEELGARATSMGVSFVVQYMGVELLHSFGTPEQQERFLAPLFAGDAKMSFALSEPAGGTDVARAMTTKAVQQPDGSFVINGAKKWIGGASDADYLIVLARTSGIQRSSIDGITMFIVPRSTPGIETQSIDTMGIRALEQCDIQFTDVRVPAELVLGHVDKGFRHVLGTLNGERLNGAAVALGIARGALDYIVGYVKERHAFGRPIGAFQALQHKLVDSSVKVESARLLLEKAALASDELAGADETLSAMAKLAAADAATTVTDVGMRAMGGWGFLRQLPMQRYFRDARLYTFAPLTDDMIRNYIGEQHLGLPRSY
- a CDS encoding TetR/AcrR family transcriptional regulator: MVATTERGTAQAIREEAAKLFFERGYDGTSLRQVASAVGLMVGSLYNHIDSKENLLLQIMGGIIDDLLDSARKAIEIDGDAVDKLQAALTAHLKFHAERAQEVFIGNAELRSLSDDARNVVIAKRTEYEQFLQDLIEEAGRAGLAEVIDPRIHVYSIVAQATHIAGWFKPGGRMSLDEIVAVYTKLALRELNVPDADARVDKTN
- a CDS encoding HpcH/HpaI aldolase/citrate lyase family protein; protein product: MKPFRSILFVPGHKRSWIDKALASEADAIIIDLEDSVPEADKALARANAKDALDAHSSDKGILIRPNALDTVHFGKDIAETTHARLTGFLLPKLFSRDDVVRFDALVSAGEILNDVPKGTVELIPSLETAASINKVDEILAGPRVGGVMAAAAKDADVSREVGFAWTAEGIETLYLRSKVVVAARSAGLRSIVLGLWQEVHNLEGLKAFASANHGLGYTGQVLIHPSHAPVANESYGLSDSMRGYYQGLVEAFEEGQRQGHGAVSYRGDHIDLAHANHARQALAFAGSN
- a CDS encoding MaoC family dehydratase; translated protein: MAGMYYEDFQVGEVIRHEVTRTVTETDNLLITTLTMNVQPLHLDAEFAAKSMYGRQIVNSIFTLGVVTGVPVQDTTLGTTLGNLGFRDIEFPKPVFFGDTLRVETEALDKRVSNSRPETGIVGIEHRGYNQNNELVCVVRRTALMKRRETAPVEAVASA
- a CDS encoding MaoC/PaaZ C-terminal domain-containing protein yields the protein MSEQVQERLVKGRPDHFWDDLVTGDRLKSPGITISEAHLVQWAGLTGDWVSLHLDEEYASRTPFGQRIGHGPLTLSLGLGLMTQTGYFTNVIAWLGLDAVRAVQPVLIGDTIHVEAIVSEARETSKPGSGLWTIDYTVLKQDGSTVMTFSSSFLIKRR